Within the Mugil cephalus isolate CIBA_MC_2020 chromosome 1, CIBA_Mcephalus_1.1, whole genome shotgun sequence genome, the region CTGGAAGGCTGAGGCTGTCCAATCATTTGTGCTCAGAAGCTCTGGGCTCCAGCAGACTATGCTAATCGGGTATCTGCACTCTTAATGGGGAGCTGTGAAGTAGAGGTTAGGTGTGCAGGGTCCATAGCTAACCCCTAAATTGCTCCTGGGCGCTGTCTACTTGAGACTTCAGCCTTCTGCTCCAACTGtattgtgtgaacaaatggatgcgTCAAACAGAAGGAACTAATACAgtgttaatgttatttttataattacaaCAATAACTGTGAAATGGACTTGCATTGTTGCAGCATCCCACCCACCATCATTACACCGACAATAAAGTATTAAATTGAATGAACgaattaatgttattattagcTTGCTAATCCATTGGTGGCTTCTAGGTGTATTCTCTTGACTTATGGTTGATGACTTACAACTTAATCACCAAGCATTTTGAGTATGACAAGTCAATGATGATGAGAAGTCAACCCCATAAGTTTACCTTAGAGATGGCGAGATGGTTGTCTGGGGTCATGTGTTAGCTTGGCCAGTTTCTGAAGTGTTCTGAACAGCTCTCTGTGATATAATTTCATTGATGTTTCCAATCTAGTTGTCTGACTGCACTGATGTACGAAGGATTTGCAATACATTAGTAGTTATTTGTGttacacactcacttgccagtttgtGAGgctcatttttatattattgaacattttaacacttCCAAAGGGAGATTTGGAGAACTATCAAGTGAGTGTGTACAACAGCCCCACATTTACCATCTCACTTGATTCAAATACTTCTATATAAAATGCTCACTCAAAAAATCTAGCACAGGAACTATTGCCACATATAATGACCATGTTTTCTCCCCATAAAAGTGCAATTACTATGGATCTGAAGATAATGCAAAAAGGAACCACAACCACACATATTCTTTTAAATCAAAAGTTTTGTTTCAAAACACCTGAAACACTGcggttcattattattattattcacaaaTCTATGCATTagagagaatgtaaaaaattaaTGCAATGAACCAGGCATTACACTGGTTGAATGGAATTCAGACAAATTATTTTTGTATAACTGCACAGTACacgtttcatgtgttttaagtAGACATGTAAAGCCTACATGTCGACTTTACAAAAGACTTGTTTCAAGCCTTCAATTTCATTATTactgaagaagaacaagtctTCACTAAAACGGAGCCTTCACAATCACagtctttatttatccccaaggGGCAATTTCAaccataataacaataatgatacaCAAAACCAAGCAGAATTTGTATTAGGGATACATTAGACAGGAATGTGCAAATCTCTTCATTTAAAGACATGACAAAGTTTTAAAGACTCTGCAACTGCACGATGGAAATTGGTAATTTTTTAGGCACAACCAACACAAGAAATATGACACTACGTTTTCCAGTAATCGTGAACATGGATGGCATATGAAGAATAATTTAACTGGAGATTTGACGTAGTTACTTGTACATTTCTCAAAGGGGCATCTCTTGTATTTTCAGGATTAACCACCAGGAGTCACTGCTTCACTGTGGCACTCCTCAGCGGCGCTATGGTGATGTTTGATGGCAGTCCTAGTCTCTCCAGGCGAGCTTTAAgctgcagaagaaaacaaatagttAGGAGATACGCTCAGTCATTTACATATTGTTAAACTTGAACAGATTTTGTGCATAATAAAGGGCAACAAAGCTAAAATGGGTTTGGAAGTTTCACCAaaattgaaattaaacacagaacaagacaaaaactgaaaactggtaaatgtaatttaacacaataattacatataaatgggtgaaaggaaaacaaacctaaacaataatttttacattttctgtgaaTTGGCAGGTGAGATGATGCTCACCTGTGCACCAATATCACTGAAGTTATTCTCAGTCAGTGGCACTGAAGAGGAGATCTTTACTTTCAGAACTACAACTAGAAGTACAATGAATCAGTATTATATCCTTTCTTAATAAAAGGTCACATTTTTTAAGACAGCTGATCAAGATCCCGTGTCAAGCATGATATTTAAAACATAAGAAAGTCAATTTTatacagttcatttaaaaaaaaataaaataaatgtcaacactAGTCCTTGAATCCCTTGCAGTGCATGGTTTACATCTTCATTTAATGTGAAATTTGTTGTTACTGAATACTTGCCTGGTGTGATTTgagggatatatatatacattctTATGTTGCCGAGGGCTAATGAGAGCATGTATGTGCGCAtgagttggtgtgtgtgtgtgatggtgagTTAACCTATTTACCGTGATTATTGATTCTTTTACCAAGTTATATGGCCATGCACCTTCTGACAGGGGGACTAGCAATGGAAACTAGCCTTTTGGCTATAATTTGggttaatttacattttcatgaaTGTACATTGTCCCtctacaacaaaaaaagataaattaataaattaattaatttattaaattaaatgaatgaaactagCTTCACATTTTAAGGCCATGGTTCCCCTTTAGCTAACTAAACtacataaatattcataaacacattttatagtGTAAAACCCTTTGTTATACTTACTTATCTTAGAGACAGGTGCTGCGGAGAATTAGTAGAAGTAGAAAGAATGATTGTTGGTGTAAAAGTATTTTTAGTTACTGCCAAGCATGTAAACAGAGGAGAACATAAAAATAGCTTTCCAATGAAAAGatttcctcctccagccagataaaattcaaataaaacctGTAGAACAAGGAAGTAGGGTAGGGCTGTACTCACAGTTTCCAACAGTCACAATGATGCACCGAAGCCCAGAGTGATACTTTGTGAGACTGAAGAGATAATCAATACAGTAGCTCCATTATATAAACATATtacagattatatatatatatatatatatcacatagcACTTTTCTGAGTTTCCCTTGAAATGCGTGGTTTGTTAGCAGCGTAGGGGAATTGGTTTCAGCAACTGTAGCCATTTTATTCCAGGATGAAAACACAATGATGACTAAAGCAGCATTTATTTCAGACCTTTTGAATTTGCTTGCAGGAATAGCCCAATACggaattgaaatgtttttatttgctcctAAATTTATCCTGCAGCCACTTTCATGTGTTATTTCATTACTGAAGACAAGAAAGCCAGGGTTAGGGGGTTTCAAAAACCAACCATACATGTCCTGGCCTTCCCTATGTTATACTGATGAGGTGGGATAGTTTGTAGCAGCTTTTCGTTTTTGTCATAAAGGCCTCCAGAACctttgtggttttctttgtgtttttttttttttttcaaatttcaaattccaaattaagaaaaaaaaatataaacaatagTTTCTAATATAATAATTGTAGTACAAAAGACTGACTTGGAAACTGCCTGAATGACAAAACAGATGGGGAAGCTTCTTCCTGCTTCGTTCTCAGATGGCATCCATCTCAGGGTGAATTGCCCTGTTCCTGATGTATTCTGGATTACGTTGTATGGCCCACtgaacagcagctctgtgatcCTTTAACGAAGAGGAAAGTAAAAGACTCATCAATCGTGAAAACGCCCCACATACAAATAGAACTTGTTGTGAAGAAGTAATGCAAATACTACAGTCAGCAAAGCATCATTCTCACTTGTCATATGACTCAGATGCCAAGTGATTAATTTAACTTCTTTAATAGTTGTCTGGATTTTGCTCAGTTAAGTTTCTTGTCCTTGTGAGTGAAAACGATTCTGAGAAGACCTGGCAAATGAAAAGCATTTATGTGTCACTAACATCTGCATGTgaatatgtgtttttgtcaaacCAGAGGCTGTTCTGCAAGCCATGGTTAAACTTTGGGACTTCAACATTGAAATTCTTTAatggtgttttcatttatcttaCGTGGAGTTATTTGCCTCTGCACTGATGCTGATGTTCAGCCACTGATTAACAGTTGCGTAGAGCTGAGCTCTGTTGGCTGGAGTTGGAGGCAAAAACCTAGGCAGAAAGATTCCTTCTTCACAGGATGACACAGCAGGATCCACtggaaatacagagagaaacatCAAGTCTGTGTAACAGTTTAAATGACCTCAACTTCATCCACTTTCATCCAGACTAGAAAATCTCTGAAACTCTTTGTCCAAAGGATGAATTTTACTGAATCTGGtggatgtgtgttttgtatCGGCAAATTCATAAAATGTATTCAATCACTGAAGAGCAGTCTGATATTACCTCTCAAAACAAATTGGACAGGTATTTGGCTGATGATGTCGTTGGTAGTTAATGTCGTTAATGTCCCCTTGGTTTCAGCCAGGTTGATCGTCTGTCTGGGATAGTCCTCCATCACCAGCTGCACCGCATACACACCTTCGTTACTGCTACTGGTGTTCTTGAATGACAGAGTACAAGACTGGAAAAGAATGCGGCAGAATTAAAACAAGCATGTCCTTGTTTGGttcgggttagggttagcattGGGGTTCGGGTTAGGGTTGAGGTAACTCACTGATAGCAGGGTGAGGACAGACGGTGGTGTGCAGGGGTTACACTCTGACAGTGTTGTGTTTCCATATCTGCATCTAACTACATCCCCATCAGAGTCAAATGCCAACAGGTTGAAATCTCTTGGACAGTTTGAGGGAACTCTGTGAAAGTGTGAAAATCACTAGCGcatgaatttttaaattttaattaaaagaaaaccgaagtgatttttttttttttttttttttttttttgggtagcAGCTCCGAGACCCTATGTCTAGATCTGGGTTCCTTGGCTCAATACAATAAATCCAACATCACTAACATGCATTTtaggattcattttaaaattcttttatttgctaCCTCTCTGAATTGCTGCACCCATATTCACCCACCCGCTTCCTCAGGTCAGCTGATCCAGAGTGTGCCGAAAACTAAGCACAAGCTCAGTACAGCCCCTAAAATGTGGAATAATCTGCCTATGCACGTTAGACAGGCGTCTtccttgtctgtttttaaacctCTTCTTAAAACCCATCCCTGGATTGGATTGTAGTGATAACCAGAGTGATAATATACTCTATGAATAATATGAATTACCTCAAGAGTGGCAGGATGGTTGTCTGAGGGGATCTGTTCGCTTGTCTGGTGTCTGACCTGTTTCTCAGTTCCACCACAGTCACAGCTCTCCATGATTGGATGCCATTTTTGATATTATTTATCCAGTTGCCACCATTTAACCTGTGGTGGAAGTTCACAGTCAGACTCAGTTATTATTTGCAAGCTGCAACCACCAACGGCtgagaaataaaagcaatgtGAGAATGCCAAGTACTTTGGCTCCTGGAATGTCCAATAGTGTCTGGCTGGGGTAGGGGGTAGGGAAAatactgcatttcttttttgttgtagttttaaagTGGTCTCACCCCAGCTGAAATGGAGCATTACTGGAGAGCTGTCGAGTTGAGATTCCCTCCATCTGACACCACGGTTCACTGTTTTCCATGTTGACGgtcttcaccaccaccacactctCATTCCCACAATTCCCACTGAGACAGGTCAATGATATTGAATCACAAGAGTGTAAGGTTATCTTGTAACGAATTATCACCTGTGGATTTTTAGAGAAGAGGTGTTGATTTAATTACTGTGAAAgttcaaaatttaaataaactggTCAAATAAGAGACCGTACATACCGTGACAGATCCATCTGAGCTAGTATCATTTGGGTAGTAGGTCATCACTGTGCCATAAAAATGAGAAGCCTGAGAGCAGCATACCAGCagcacctgcagcagcagcagcaccgagAGCGACATGGTGATTCTGTTAGTCTGTCTATGCAAAGATAGCTCACTAATGCTTTAACAGAGACAGACTGTTACatactgtctctttttttcttatgtacTCACTCCCACGTGGACATTTAGTTTGCATTTTGGTGCTCTAAATGCAAACTAAATGCATGTAGGGAACCAGGAAATTATTGTTAACATGGAAACCTGCCATGGTTCTAAGATAAAGACC harbors:
- the LOC125015763 gene encoding uncharacterized protein LOC125015763 isoform X1; its protein translation is MATLESGICSCSHISVKHIILDCLYSLCVLTSASSSSTLFASDLTFPVITAGTKGLNFLFSILRFTPALQPRRLLFSSSGMVGLSPANIVVLLVCCSQASHFYGTVMTYYPNDTSSDGSVTVIIRYKITLHSCDSISLTCLSGNCGNESVVVVKTVNMENSEPWCQMEGISTRQLSSNAPFQLGLNGGNWINNIKNGIQSWRAVTVVELRNRSDTRQANRSPQTTILPLLRVPSNCPRDFNLLAFDSDGDVVRCRYGNTTLSECNPCTPPSVLTLLSSCTLSFKNTSSSNEGVYAVQLVMEDYPRQTINLAETKGTLTTLTTNDIISQIPVQFVLRVDPAVSSCEEGIFLPRFLPPTPANRAQLYATVNQWLNISISAEANNSTITELLFSGPYNVIQNTSGTGQFTLRWMPSENEAGRSFPICFVIQAVSNLTKYHSGLRCIIVTVGNSPVSKIIVVLKVKISSSVPLTENNFSDIGAQLKARLERLGLPSNITIAPLRSATVKQ
- the LOC125015763 gene encoding uncharacterized protein LOC125015763 isoform X2; protein product: MATLESGICSCSHISVKHIILDCLYSLCVLTSASSSSTLFASDLTFPVITAGTKGLNFLFSILRFTPALQPRRLLFSSSGMVGLSPANIVVLLVCCSQASHFYGTVMTYYPNDTSSDGSVTVIIRYKITLHSCDSISLTCLSGNCGNESVVVVKTVNMENSEPWCQMEGISTRQLSSNAPFQLGLNGGNWINNIKNGIQSWRAVTVVELRNRSDTRQANRSPQTTILPLLRVPSNCPRDFNLLAFDSDGDVVRCRYGNTTLSECNPCTPPSVLTLLSSCTLSFKNTSSSNEGVYAVQLVMEDYPRQTINLAETKGTLTTLTTNDIISQIPVQFVLRVDPAVSSCEEGIFLPRFLPPTPANRAQLYATVNQWLNISISAEANNSTITELLFSGPYNVIQNTSGTGQFTLRWMPSENEAGRSFPICFVIQAVSNLTKYHSGLRCIIVTVGNFVVLKVKISSSVPLTENNFSDIGAQLKARLERLGLPSNITIAPLRSATVKQ
- the LOC125015763 gene encoding uncharacterized protein LOC125015763 isoform X3, whose amino-acid sequence is MATLESGICSCSHISVKHIILDCLYSLCVLTSASSSSTLFASDLTFPVITAGTKGLNFLFSILRFTPALQPRRLLFSSSGMVLLVCCSQASHFYGTVMTYYPNDTSSDGSVTVIIRYKITLHSCDSISLTCLSGNCGNESVVVVKTVNMENSEPWCQMEGISTRQLSSNAPFQLGLNGGNWINNIKNGIQSWRAVTVVELRNRSDTRQANRSPQTTILPLLRVPSNCPRDFNLLAFDSDGDVVRCRYGNTTLSECNPCTPPSVLTLLSSCTLSFKNTSSSNEGVYAVQLVMEDYPRQTINLAETKGTLTTLTTNDIISQIPVQFVLRVDPAVSSCEEGIFLPRFLPPTPANRAQLYATVNQWLNISISAEANNSTITELLFSGPYNVIQNTSGTGQFTLRWMPSENEAGRSFPICFVIQAVSNLTKYHSGLRCIIVTVGNSPVSKIIVVLKVKISSSVPLTENNFSDIGAQLKARLERLGLPSNITIAPLRSATVKQ